In a single window of the Pseudomonas oryzihabitans genome:
- a CDS encoding tetratricopeptide repeat protein, whose protein sequence is MSSIDDDNLVVAKAWWQRNGKPLVAGGVIALVAVLGWQGWQRYQNSQAQGASVLYQQLVEATLAPGGKVDTARVTDTYGKLKQDYSGTAYAQYGSLFVAKVAVENNRLDDAAAELKAVVDKPHDAELGELARQRLARVLAAQGKAEEGLKLLDGEAPKAYVANREELRGDLLVALKKPAEARAAYEKARAALPNDAAEGVLQMKLDDLAKGDA, encoded by the coding sequence TTGAGTTCCATCGACGACGACAATCTGGTGGTCGCCAAGGCCTGGTGGCAGCGTAACGGCAAGCCGCTGGTGGCGGGTGGTGTCATCGCTCTGGTGGCGGTGCTCGGCTGGCAGGGCTGGCAGCGTTACCAGAACAGCCAGGCGCAAGGCGCTTCGGTGCTCTATCAGCAACTGGTGGAAGCCACGTTGGCTCCCGGTGGCAAGGTCGACACCGCCCGGGTGACGGACACCTACGGCAAGCTCAAGCAGGATTATTCCGGTACTGCCTACGCCCAGTACGGTAGTCTCTTCGTCGCCAAGGTGGCGGTGGAGAACAATCGCCTGGACGACGCGGCCGCCGAGCTCAAGGCCGTGGTGGACAAGCCCCATGACGCCGAACTCGGCGAGCTGGCGCGCCAGCGCCTGGCCCGGGTGCTGGCTGCCCAGGGCAAGGCCGAAGAGGGTCTCAAGCTGCTGGATGGCGAGGCGCCCAAGGCCTATGTCGCCAATCGCGAAGAATTGCGCGGTGATCTCCTGGTGGCGCTGAAGAAGCCCGCCGAAGCGCGTGCCGCCTATGAAAAAGCCCGCGCCGCGTTGCCCAACGATGCAGCCGAAGGCGTGCTGCAGATGAAACTCGATGATCTCGCCAAAGGAGACGCCTGA
- the der gene encoding ribosome biogenesis GTPase Der → MVPVIALVGRPNVGKSTLFNRLTKTRDAIVADFAGLTRDRKYGEAKWQGRTYIVVDTGGISGDEEGIDLKMAEQSLQAIEESDAVLFLVDSREGMTVADQMIAEHLRKRNKRTFLVANKVDTVDPDIARAEFSPLAIGDAYPIAAAHGRGVNNLLEAALGVFPKDEVEVEELSEEQVRAAAEEGGDVFRRVQGIDETTGIKIAVIGRPNVGKSTLVNRMLGEERVIVYDQAGTTRDSIYIPFERNEERYTLIDTAGVRRRGKVFEAVEKFSVVKTLQAIQDANVVIFVMDAREGVVEHDLNLLGFVLETGRALVIALNKWDGMESGERDYVKTELERRLLFVDFADIHFISALHGTGVGHLYKSVQQSFASATTRWPTSRLTQILEDAVQEHQPPMVSGRRIKLRYAHLGGANPPLIVIHGNQTDAVPKSYTRYLEKTYRRVLKLVGTPIRIEYRGGENPFEGKKNTLTERQVNKKRRLMSHHKKAEKKRKDKRR, encoded by the coding sequence ATGGTTCCCGTAATTGCCCTGGTGGGGCGGCCGAACGTCGGCAAATCCACGCTTTTCAACCGCCTGACCAAGACTCGCGATGCCATCGTCGCCGACTTCGCCGGCCTGACCCGTGATCGCAAGTACGGCGAAGCCAAGTGGCAGGGGCGCACCTACATCGTGGTCGACACCGGCGGCATCTCCGGTGATGAGGAAGGCATCGACCTGAAAATGGCCGAGCAATCGCTGCAAGCCATCGAAGAATCCGATGCGGTGCTGTTCCTGGTGGACTCCCGCGAAGGGATGACTGTTGCCGATCAGATGATCGCCGAGCACCTGCGCAAGCGAAACAAGCGCACCTTCCTGGTGGCCAACAAGGTCGACACCGTCGACCCGGATATCGCCCGGGCGGAATTCAGCCCCCTGGCCATCGGCGACGCCTATCCCATCGCAGCGGCCCATGGCCGTGGCGTGAACAACCTGCTGGAAGCCGCCCTGGGCGTCTTTCCCAAGGACGAGGTCGAAGTCGAGGAGCTCTCCGAGGAGCAGGTCCGTGCCGCCGCGGAAGAGGGCGGTGACGTCTTCCGCCGCGTCCAGGGCATCGACGAGACCACCGGCATCAAGATTGCCGTCATCGGCCGTCCCAACGTGGGCAAGTCGACCCTGGTCAACCGCATGCTCGGCGAAGAGCGGGTGATCGTCTATGACCAGGCCGGCACCACCCGGGACAGCATCTACATCCCCTTCGAGCGCAACGAAGAACGCTACACCCTGATCGACACCGCTGGCGTGCGCCGTCGCGGCAAGGTCTTCGAGGCGGTCGAGAAGTTCTCGGTGGTCAAGACGCTGCAGGCGATCCAGGACGCCAACGTGGTGATCTTCGTCATGGACGCGCGCGAAGGCGTGGTCGAGCACGACCTCAACCTGCTCGGCTTCGTGCTGGAGACCGGTCGTGCCCTGGTGATCGCTCTCAACAAATGGGACGGCATGGAGTCCGGCGAGCGCGACTACGTCAAGACCGAACTGGAACGCCGCTTGCTGTTCGTCGACTTCGCCGACATCCACTTCATCTCGGCGCTGCATGGCACCGGCGTGGGTCACCTGTACAAGTCGGTGCAGCAGTCCTTCGCCTCGGCCACCACCCGCTGGCCGACCAGTCGCCTGACCCAGATCCTCGAGGACGCGGTGCAGGAGCACCAGCCGCCGATGGTCAGTGGCCGGCGCATCAAGTTGCGCTATGCCCACCTGGGTGGCGCCAACCCGCCGCTGATCGTCATCCACGGCAACCAGACCGATGCGGTACCCAAGTCCTATACCCGCTATCTAGAGAAGACCTATCGCCGGGTGCTCAAGCTGGTGGGTACGCCGATCCGGATCGAGTACCGCGGTGGCGAGAACCCCTTCGAGGGCAAGAAGAACACCCTCACCGAGCGCCAGGTCAACAAGAAGCGCCGGTTGATGAGCCACCACAAGAAGGCCGAGAAGAAGCGCAAGGACAAGCGGCGCTAG
- the hisS gene encoding histidine--tRNA ligase — MSKSLQAIRGMNDILPEQTPAWRYLERTFATLLDGYGYHEIRLPIMEFTELFARGIGEGTDVVDKEMYTFLDRNEESLTLRPEGTAGCVRAVLEHGMTGGGQVQKLWYAGPMFRYEKPQKGRYRQFHQIGVEVFNLPGPDIDAELIVLTARLWQRLGLTDAVTLQLNSLGSSADRARYREALVAYLQERFEQLDEDSQRRLTTNPLRILDSKNAQTQALLQDAPTLADYLDDESRAHFDGLKARLDSAGIRYQINPKLVRGLDYYGRTVFEWVTDKLGAQGTVCAGGRYDGLITQFGGKPTPGVGFAMGVERLVLLLDTLECLPGDLQRPADLYLCAFGEAAELAGLKLAEQLRDARPDLRLLVNAGAGSFKSQFKKADKSGALWAMILGEDELAAQQVALKPLRGDAPQEKVDFAALAARLDEILPLAGSGRGN; from the coding sequence CGATATCCTGCCGGAGCAGACTCCGGCCTGGCGCTACCTGGAACGTACCTTCGCGACGCTGCTCGACGGCTATGGCTACCACGAGATCCGTCTGCCCATCATGGAGTTCACCGAACTCTTCGCCCGTGGCATTGGCGAGGGCACCGACGTGGTGGACAAGGAGATGTACACCTTCCTCGACCGCAACGAGGAGTCCCTGACCCTGCGTCCGGAAGGCACCGCGGGTTGCGTGCGGGCCGTGCTCGAACACGGCATGACCGGTGGTGGCCAGGTGCAGAAGCTCTGGTACGCCGGGCCCATGTTCCGTTATGAGAAGCCGCAAAAGGGTCGCTATCGCCAGTTTCACCAGATCGGCGTGGAGGTGTTCAACCTGCCCGGTCCGGACATCGATGCCGAACTGATCGTGCTCACCGCGCGCCTCTGGCAACGCCTGGGCCTGACCGACGCCGTGACCCTGCAGCTCAACAGCCTGGGTTCCAGCGCCGATCGCGCCCGCTATCGCGAAGCCCTGGTGGCCTATCTGCAGGAACGCTTCGAGCAGCTCGACGAAGACAGCCAGCGCCGCCTGACCACCAATCCGCTGCGCATCCTCGACAGCAAGAACGCCCAGACCCAGGCGCTGCTGCAGGACGCCCCGACCCTGGCCGACTACCTGGACGACGAGTCCCGCGCGCACTTCGACGGCCTCAAGGCCCGTCTGGACTCCGCCGGGATCCGCTACCAGATCAACCCCAAGCTGGTGCGTGGCCTGGACTACTACGGCCGTACGGTCTTCGAGTGGGTCACCGACAAGCTGGGCGCCCAGGGCACCGTCTGTGCCGGTGGCCGCTACGACGGCCTGATCACCCAGTTCGGCGGCAAGCCCACCCCGGGTGTCGGCTTCGCCATGGGGGTCGAGCGCCTGGTGCTGCTGCTGGATACCCTGGAATGCCTGCCTGGCGATCTGCAGCGACCCGCCGATCTCTATCTGTGCGCCTTTGGCGAGGCGGCCGAGCTGGCCGGCCTGAAGTTGGCAGAACAGTTGCGCGATGCCCGTCCGGACCTGCGTCTGCTGGTCAATGCCGGTGCCGGTAGCTTCAAGAGCCAGTTCAAGAAGGCCGACAAGAGCGGCGCGCTCTGGGCCATGATCCTGGGTGAAGACGAACTGGCCGCGCAACAGGTGGCACTCAAGCCGCTGCGTGGCGATGCGCCCCAGGAAAAGGTCGATTTCGCGGCCCTGGCCGCCCGTCTGGACGAGATTTTGCCCCTGGCCGGTTCCGGTCGCGGGAATTGA
- the bamB gene encoding outer membrane protein assembly factor BamB, which produces MLRWKPIAVLGLALAVVGCSSTGKKELPPAELKDIKAEVRLDEVWSRSVGDGQGKEYNRLVPAVDGQTIFAADADGRVMAMNRETGQVLWKKDLDLPVSGGVGVGSGLVLVGTLRGQVIALDASSGDEKWRAQASSEVLSAPVVNDDVVVVQSQDDKLQAFELGSGTRRWIYEDTQPVLSLRGTGAPLIANQVVMAGFASGKVVALDVQRGLPLWEQQIAVPKGRSELERIVDVDGGLSLSGDTLYVVSYNGRVAALNPANGQILWQRDASSYDGVAEGFGNVYLSLDNGTVEAVEESSTSALWTNADLARRQLTGPVVWSSNVVVGDYAGYIHLLSQVDGRFVGRTKVDGDGVRVRPLVVGDMLYVYGNGGKLVAYRLR; this is translated from the coding sequence ATGTTGCGCTGGAAGCCTATCGCGGTACTGGGCCTCGCCCTTGCGGTCGTCGGGTGCAGCAGCACCGGTAAAAAGGAACTGCCCCCCGCCGAGCTCAAGGACATCAAGGCGGAAGTCCGCCTGGATGAAGTCTGGAGTCGCTCGGTGGGCGACGGCCAGGGCAAGGAATACAACCGCCTGGTCCCTGCCGTCGACGGCCAAACCATCTTTGCCGCCGATGCCGATGGCCGGGTCATGGCGATGAATCGCGAGACCGGCCAGGTGTTGTGGAAGAAGGATCTGGACCTGCCTGTGTCCGGTGGTGTCGGCGTGGGCTCCGGTCTGGTGCTGGTCGGCACCCTGCGGGGCCAGGTGATCGCCCTCGACGCCAGCAGTGGCGACGAGAAGTGGCGTGCCCAGGCATCCAGCGAAGTGTTATCGGCGCCGGTCGTCAACGACGACGTGGTGGTGGTGCAGTCCCAGGACGACAAGCTGCAGGCCTTCGAGCTGGGCAGTGGTACTCGTCGCTGGATCTACGAAGACACCCAGCCGGTGCTGAGTCTGCGTGGCACCGGTGCCCCCCTGATCGCCAACCAGGTGGTCATGGCCGGTTTCGCCAGCGGCAAGGTCGTCGCCCTGGACGTGCAGCGCGGCCTGCCGCTGTGGGAACAGCAGATCGCCGTGCCCAAGGGCCGTTCCGAACTGGAGCGGATCGTCGACGTCGACGGTGGCCTGTCGCTGTCGGGCGATACCCTCTATGTGGTCAGCTACAACGGTCGCGTGGCCGCGCTCAATCCGGCCAACGGCCAGATCCTCTGGCAGCGCGATGCCTCCAGCTACGACGGCGTGGCCGAAGGCTTCGGCAACGTCTACCTGAGCCTGGACAACGGCACCGTCGAAGCGGTCGAGGAATCCTCGACCTCCGCCCTGTGGACCAACGCCGATCTGGCCCGTCGCCAGCTCACCGGTCCGGTGGTCTGGTCGAGCAATGTGGTGGTGGGCGACTATGCCGGCTACATCCATCTGCTGAGCCAGGTCGATGGTCGTTTCGTTGGCCGGACCAAGGTCGATGGTGACGGCGTCCGGGTACGGCCACTGGTCGTCGGCGACATGCTCTACGTTTACGGCAATGGCGGTAAACTCGTCGCCTATCGTCTGCGCTAG